The genomic region TTTCTTTACAACAAACAAGtaacaaaatttacaaatatgagtcatttaaaattgtaaatgcACAAATTTGACTCTTATTgctaaattacaaattttaaactcAATGAATTAGCTAAACCAAAACATCACAATAAGCTAGCAGCAGAACaaagaattgaaaatacaacaaaaataaataaataaataaataaataaaacagagGAAGAACATAAAACAGAAGAAGAACAACTCGAAGTTGTGAAACCCAGAAATGCACGGTGCGACtcgaagaagaaaaaggtgcAACAAAGGCTTCCATGAGTTCACGGCTGAAACGAACAGTGAAGAAGCGAAGAAGTGAAAAGGGTGAAGACAGTGTGAAACGGTGAAACGAACGGTGAAGAAGTGAAAAAAGAACAAAGATGAAACAGTGAAAAAGGAACAAAggtgaagaagaaaatcaaggaacgaagtctgaatgtttgatgCGACGTTTTAGGGTTTGAGtaatgtttgtgtctttgtgacttgtgagatattacttatatatatatatatatatatatatatatatatatatatatatatatatatatatatatatatatatatatatatatatatatatatatatatatattataagttataaaggtatataagtaaaatttatttacgCGACCATACAAGAACCCTGCGCGGCGGGAAGCATAGTCCTGTCCCCAAATTAGTTGCGGGCAGTTTTTCATCCTCATTCCCGTCCCCACGGGAAATTTTACTCCGACCGTAGGGCCCCGAATGGGACAGTCTCTGCGGGAATCCTTAAGTTGTGGAGAGAATTGTCTACCTAGCCTTGGCTTAACCAACCACAAACTGAAGCTAAATgactaaattgtttttatttttacaaattaaaatcagCGAGCCCGACACTAATTAAGTTGATGCTAAATTAttttgtgttattattattttattgatttttcactTTGTGCCATTTATTAACTGatgctattttttatttgtctgcTTAATCAAATCTCAAATAGTAGATTAACAAGCTGTAATATTTCATTCAATGGTGGTAGAGTTATCAAGTTGTtgcaattaaatttatcttttattaaatcaattttaaaagtatttacaaAATGATTCAAAGACTATACTATGCAAATATGTAAATAAGTCTAAAAAAACAagataagtaatatatatatatatatatatatatatatatatatatatatatatatattaaagaatatCATAAAACTTTAAATACGTAACAAACTACTATGATTAATTGATTGCTTTGGTATACTGAGTTCAACATATTCACCAGTTCTGAATTCAGTCGCACGATAcaacttttagaaataatttttcactaaaataattcaaaccTTACATTTATTGTTAAACTTAAATCATATAGTTAGtgattgatcaaacattttCCAACTCCTCtgttaaagaaagaaataaaatatattatactgtaattggattttataataaaaaaaactctatatttcaagttttccttcaatttttttataagcaattgTTCAAAATCAGTGGCCTATATAACTTAGCATAAGGTGTCCCAAAAAGTCAGCCAGAATAATGGAGAGATACAATTTAAGCTtttgttgattaatttttttttattcttatgatttttttatgctaTATAAAGTCTATTTCTTTTTAAGATAAAAGaaacaacaagaaaaaataaactaaatcaaACGCTACCTTACTTTTAAATGACTCAAATACTTAAGGCCCAACCCTTTATGTAGAGAAAGAAAAGGTGAAAGattgtaatttaatttctaacGTGGGACTTAATTAGCAAAGTATACTCCATGTTCAGGAGGAGTCTAACATGGGTATAGAATTGATATATATCCAATGAACCGAAAAACTGaggctttttctttatttttaacatttttattcttttttttaaaaaaaaattctcttacaACCCAAACAAAATTAAggttttacaaatttaatctCACTTTTACTTGCAAATATTCAGATACTTGATATCCAACAAACTTTCAGGAAAGTTAGATAGAAAGTAGCTACAAGTGATGTCTATGAATGGCAGATGCGTGTATTTACTtatgatttttcatttattttatatctaattAATCTCTACTATCACTAAAACATTGGCAAAACTATATGTGGCCCCCTATGACGCATACTGATTTGAAACCTAAAAGCTAGTTTTTATTCATTGGAAAtactttttaagttttaaggAACAAATTATTGGTGGTGGAGACCCAGACACCTAGGTTTCCTTTTGGGTCTTCCCTAATAAGAAAAATGTATTTACGCATATTATATATAGAGCATATATACGTGATTATGCACCCCCAGCTGCCAACATCATAGTATCTTTCTCTCACTCGTGATCACACTTACATAATTTGTAACCACTTATACTTGCACGTGCCACGCACAAAGAGATGGGTAGAAGTCGTTGTTGTTCCAAGGAAGGGTTGAACAAAGGAGCATGGACAGCTCTGGAAGATAGAATTTTGACAGAATACATTAACATTCATGGCGAAGGAAAATGGAGGCACTTGCCCAAAAGAGCAGgtgatgaaaataatatatgcatGCATATCCATATCCACTTGCACAGTTTCATATTATATACCTTACTTTATTCTGCTGGAATAACttgaaaagtttaattaattaaattttcaacttatatatatttatatatcttttttttctctgatATATATAAAGTTTCTATGCAGGTCTTAAGAGATGTGGGAAAAGTTGCAGGCTAAGATGGTTGAATTATCTGAGACCTGGCATTAAAAGAGGCAACATTACTAATGATGAAGAGGAGCTTATAATTAGGCTTCACAATCTTCTTGGAAACAggtataacaaaatatttatatttctgttatttttttacattggaGATATATATTTCCTGtattatttatagttatttttatatttttttatcagcaaaatactgtattattataataaattttaaaatattttcttacatttcattttttttttctttatgtctAGATCTTTCTCTCCCTcgcattattaatttattttatctcatgTTTTTGTCTCCCCTTTTTCATCTCTTTcccaattatatataaaaaaaaaacatgaagataGGAATagaatttatgttatttatattgtattaattattttgaaaatggaTACCAAACTGTTATAGGTATCATAGTTCAACAAAAGTTTGTGTATGAATTTTAGGTGGTCTTTGATTGCTGGACGGCTTCCAGGACGAACAGACAATGAAATCAAGAATTATTGGAACACCAACATTGGGAGGAAACTTCAAAATGGTGGTGCAGGAACCACTTTAAACACACTTCAACAAGAAGATCAAAACGTTAAAGAACAAGAGTGGCACTATGATAAGGGTTCGTGTCTTGTTCAGACAAAAGCAACAAGGTGGACTAAGGTCACAGTCACCAATGAAATTAGTCAACCCAATGAAGGGATTACAATTAAGAGCAATGTTGGTGATAACAAAATGAAGGGTTTTCTAGTGTCTCCATCTAAAGAGAGTAACAATGATTCAGTGTTGTTGGATTTCATGGCAGATTTTGAGATGGATGGAAACTTCTTCTCGGAGCTCCTTAAGATGGATTTGCCCGAATCATCTTGTAAGGAAAATAAGATACTCGGAGATAATGGTAACCCTAGCACGGTTGATAAAGTCTATTTATCTCCAAAATCATCCTGTGATACCGCCCACTTCCCTTGGGGTGATTCATTCTATGatacaaattttgattttctacCAGTGACAATTTTTATGGAGTCCGGATTTGATTGGCTCtgaagcaataaaaaaaaagtaagaaaactATATGGATCGGACTAAGTTgagtgtgtgtttggattacttcatatttttttaaagaaaatgtttttgGGTGAAAATTAAAGGTTTCTTTTGATTGTAAAATAGACTAATGTTgcataataattatttcttatcaTTACCATTATATGATGAAACTCAGGCAGCTTCTCGATCAAGTTACATCTctttgaataaaacttgatcTAGTTTCAATTCATATATCATTTCTGAAATGAATAGTTTCTGCTTTGTGGAGTTAATAACACAAGTTTATTTGGCTTTTGTCCCTTCCTTTCGTTCTCTGGGTATTGGAATCCGCTAACTTATGTAGGATGATGAGCGTGGAGAACAAAAGGTGATGTATTAATAAATTGGATAAGAATTATTTtcgttataaaaataaattggctTTTGATTAGAATAAAAAGGAATATATAGTAATGTCATCGTCCATTGATTTGTCGTTTGGAAAAGATATTCCTTTCTTGCTAATTATCAAGCTGATCAACAAAGGGATTACGATACAAAGGTTTTTATATGAAGGACAATAGTTGTGgtctctttattaaaaaaattattagcaaagaaataataatttattattgaaaatgtGTACGAAAGTACTAAAAAGATACATGCATTATCGTGACATGAAAGATGCATCCACTGGCACGAACAAAACTCTAAGTCTATGCCACCATTGGTATCAACCTCGTACGTGATCCCTATAATTTACTAAGAATGTACTACAACAAAAAGTTAAACAGCAAGAGAACAAAGTAAATTCACAACAGCTAGAATAACCAAATATAATGTAGCTTGATGCCTAAATTAATAATCTAACTAGTTGAACGTGATATATAGTTACCAAATTTCATCTACACTAGTGTGTACAAACACATGCAGCCTGCACTTACTTCATTCACGAAATAATTCTCCTGCTTTCCCACTCAAGAAACATTCCATTATTCCACACATGAATGATTCCACCAAGCGTGGCCAATCTGTAACtgttattgatgatttttttttttttcatttttgtccaGAATCACTCATCTTGTGAATCTTTGACACAATGCTATTCCACCAATGTGAATCTTTAGATACTACAAATCATCTCTAACTCTAAGGcttgatgttaacaaaagcgTATTTTttaagctatttttttttttttaaataaaatctttgtTAATGTACATTTTTAGACTACAAGTTATAgagttcaaataaaattattaaacaaaaatattaatattttaaaatataaaaatgatcatatttctccttaaaataattataactatttaactaaatatttaataactattatatttttttataaatggtatacattaatatatttttttttcaaaaaaagtgACAACACCAAGCTTTAACACAAAATAAACATTTCgtcattcaacaaaaaaataatttaaataatttcatttatatttttgtcatataaaaattatatttaagtaacTTGATTAAATGAAAAGCAATGGATAATAATCTTTTACTTTAGTTAACCTACTTGATTCACTGACTTTATCTATTCGATTCACATTCATTTGCCTTCGCCTCTAATGTTAAGATAACATTCTTTCCTCTAACGTTAAGATAATGTTATAAGTTATGACTAAAATGTCTTGTCTGCCTTGATAGATTTAAATACACTATTCTCTTTTCTTAATTTAGGACATagaattttttcctttaataaatGATAACACACCACAATTTcccaacaattttatttttctatgaaaaatataatattctatATATTTGTGAGGAGGAAACTAATAtatttgtgcatttttttaaaatatattatactgaATTGAGTaaattctttgttttcaaaatatgttttttatcataaattctTTTACTGTTTAACGtcatttttaatcatttcatATGCTACTATTACTAACAACATATTTTATTAGAAGTCCCAAAGagttaatttacttttttactcCTTACAAAGAGTTCAAAGGAATGTTAGTGCATAGACATGAAgcaatattttaattctttttatttatttatagaaactaTAAGTATATTTTACGAAAAACTATCCTACTCCAGTCAGTTTATTATTGGTAACAAAAAAAactctaaatattttaaaagtttatactTAATTCAAATTCGAGAGTATTGATTAGTTTGAACAATTTTATGTCAATTTAATCCACAAGCTTAATAtgaaaatcctattttttatactagttaatcttttttttaattttcatcttataaaaattattatttagttttaatcatttaatccttagaaaaattcatttttaagagtaaataattaataaattaataatataaaatatttttactcatcaactatttaaaaatatttgtggtATAAGgtaaatttgttaatgtttataATAACTATCTTTAAAGATATTACTAACatgattatgattttgattttgttggtgTCTAGAAATCTTCtttgtatataaattataataattatattaaaggaaaatatttttaagagttattatattaataatatttcctTAAACCAGAGTATTTATAAGAGTTTTATGAATCCCACCGATAGACTTCTATAATCCTATATATCGggcattaaatttaatttttgttatttatttcaaattacttaaaaattttaattagattttacaACTAGCTTAAAATAATTTGACTATCTCAAACTATTTTCCTATTTATTCTTATATGTATATTTGATTTATGTTGATTGTTTATCTTTTGCaatctatcatttttattttcatttctgaaTTGGATTTcatcaaataattttgtattataatataattatttatattaaattcttttattatatataaaactttaaatattcttgtattaaaatataaaaacatatttaaatttactatttactaataataagagaaaaatttGCGACGATCGAGCAAGGTGGAGAAACAgggattattattattgtagagCTGAGAACTGAGGACAATGTCTGCTGAATCGCCAAGTTCTGCTCGTAAAGGTACTTTGATCCTTCGTCAATCGTCtcaaacttttcttttcttttcattttctgaattggGTTTTTGGTCTTTTGTTGCAGTGGTTGTTCATCTCAGAGCCACCGGCGATGCTCCTATTCTCAAGCAATCCAAATTCAAGGTATCCCCTTTCGACCTTCCTCTTTAATGCCcatcttttatttcttcaaatttctcatcaaaattgttaatttaacgATCCCCCTTTACTTGcgttcctttttttaaaattcttctgGTGTCAGTTATACTTTATTTGTTGCAAATACAAGTTTGTGGGTGAGAGAGATGGTGCTTAAATCTGAATTGATGATGGAGATGTTATTTCGCCTGGATTATGTATGGTTTTCAATTATGTGGGTATTCGAATTTTCATAATTGGTTAGATTAACCTAAATTGATATTTAAATCTTGAAGTGTATATATAAGACCTTCTATTTGAGCCTTCATTTAACTAAATAATGTAGAATTAACTGAAAAATTTGTGGTTTAGGTGAACTGATAACTGGgataaatcttatttatttttcttttccagcCTAAGTATAACTGAATGGTATTAtgatttggtttgatttgaaGATCCCAATTTGTGGCACTTTTGAGGTCAAGAGGCtgtaaatatcattttttgagGACTGCAGATGATGACTGCCCAGTTCAGTGAAGTGAATTGAGACTATGTGCGTGTTTGGATACAAGCCATAAGCTCTTTTGAGAGCTTCTCTACTGGAAATATAGAGTATAATACTACTTATTGATTGCCTAAAATTAGGGGGATGGGTGTGTGTTCTTGGATCTTGGCTTGCAATTGCTTGAATTGGTTTGCTCTGGTGACACAAGGATTCGTGCCTTAGTTCATAGTGGTTGGTTAGGATGTAACTCATGTAAGGGAAAACAGGATGTTTGAAGGGCATGATAGTCATTGTGAGGAAAATACTAGATGTAACTTATTTTGAAGTGTACAAAATAATGTCGTTGTTTCATATTTCTGCATCAATATTGTTGCTTATAAATATTTCTTACTTTCTCTTGTTTTGTTTCATTGTTTGTTATTTCAaatcctattttgtttttttttcctgtacCTTCGACATTAGGAGTGATGTAAAACAGTATTCAGGGGAACTTCCTCAAACACTGGCTAGCCATTGCTGAATTTCACTATATATATAGTTCAGTAATTCAGGTTTTAGTTGAGTTAAACCATGCTAATTTGTTATTACTACAAGCGACAACCAAGTTTTATCTCACTAGATGGGACTCTACATGGATGAATAGTTTCCATTGGAATTTATCAAAAAACAAGTTTTCCATCAAACTATCTAGAGCTTTAGATCTTTTTATATAGTTTCTCCTAGTTTTCGTAGGTCTTCCTCTGTCCGTTTAAACTGGACTCCCTTTCATTTGATATGTACAGTACTATGTTATTCTCTCTATAATAGAGATTACACCAATTTTTGTGTTGATAGTGGAGAAAGAAGAttgcaaacattttttttcttttatggctTTTATGTTCTTGTTGCTGATATATGAATATATACACATTTTCTTGCATATGAAAAATGCAGGTTTGAGGAGCATCCCATTAAACTCAAAAAGTTCTAAACTCATTTCTGAAAGTCATTATTTTCAGTAATCCTTGCAAAAAATTATTGAgcctaattttattaaaaatattatttgccCCAAAGTAAAGAtgaattctatatatatatttgatattccAGATAGCAGGAACTGATAAATTCGCTAAAGTGATAGACTTTCTTCGCCGACAGCTCCACAGGGAAACATTGGTAAACTGTCACTGTATTCTATCCCATCTATTTCTCTGAAGGTCCTGCCTACTCAATTTTACTTTCCTAATTTTGCAGTTTGTATACATCAATAGTGCTTTTTCACCAAACCCTGATGAATTGGTCATTGATTTGTTTAATGTAAGAAATCAGCTGATCCCTTTTTTCCACTAATATTTATGTCTTCATTGAATGTAGATGatgcatattttttattctggTGCTGCagtaataaatatttcttgcaactatcaatttataatatttatcatcTTTGTTCAGTTGTTGTGGAAAAACAGTTGAGGAGTTTTTTAGCTTTATGCCTGACTGTATGTGCTTCTGACAAAAGTAAATAGTTAGTGTTAAAATATGATCAGTATTTGTTAAAAGTTGTTTTAACATTTCTGTAGGTACCTGTTTTTGATTtgtaaaatagataaaaaggcATTTTCAGCTCTCAATAAGTTATGTTTTAACCTGTAAAAGGGGATGAAAGTTAGGATCATGGTATAATGCTGAATGTCAAATCCAATATCCATTTCCAtttctttccattttcttttctcattttcaaatcattccTTATCATACTTGATGAAGTAAGAGGCAGAATGACATTAAAACCACATTCCCTAATTCTTGTCAAGTGAATACAGATGAATTAATAGCCTGcacaatcaaagaaaaatgagagaaagaaaACAGTTTTTGAATTGCTTCTGTTGACATGTTTTTCTTGTCATGTATAAATATGCAAGtgtgatgaaagaaaaaaaagcctaACATTTCTTTCTGTGAGTGAATATTGTGCTTTTGCTAGGCCATGCCATCCTTTTTCCATAAGAATATTGTATCTTAGCTGTAACATTCTATTTTACAAgtgtttagaaaaaatattagagTATTATGGCAGTCAATATTCTAATTGTTATATAGATTGTTTTGGTATCTCTTTAGATAATTTACTTATTAAGTTATTTCCTTTCTCTTGCGGCCCTCTTATTTTTTTCAGAATTTTGGTTTTGATGGCAAACTGGTGGTCAACTACGCTTGTTCTATGGCATGGGGCTAACCCTGAATGATGGCTGCAGGTTACAAAAGCTCCATATTGTGAATACATTGTTTCCTTTCAGAAATTCGGGACTTGCATATAATCACAGTACACGATTTCTTTTGAACTTGAAGATTCTCACCGGATGGAAGTGCGGTAAGACATTTAAAGCAAACTGGAGTCACCCGTTTGGGTGTGTTCGTGTGATAGTTATGGATGATTATGGTTTGTGCTGCTTGTTAAAATGCTAATCCTTCAGTAATTCATcatgacatttttaaaaatatattttgctgCCAATACACAAACTCATAGTCAACGGATTGGAGGCACAAAAAAAGTTTAAAGGATGAACATATTTTCAAACTTGCACCttggattctttttttttttgtctgtagGAATCGAAGACATGTACTGAGAGGTTTATAATCGCTCACGCATCATATTCAATCAATTTAGCTATACTGTCTTGGTTGGATCCCTTAAATGCATTAAACAATGGGAAAAACTTAAAATGTGTTGAGACACAGTACCTATGGTACTGTTGGTGCAATTCTTAAAACAAGATAGGGATTTTATCTCATATTATACCTGAATAAGGTTATGCATCcttcacataaaaaataaaggttaTGCATCCTTGTGTTATAGGTTTGCATGTAAGCTTGTAATCCAATCCATTACAGTACAATAATCAGAGTGACGGGCTTCACCTTGTAAATGTGTGTTGATCAAGGCCCAGGGcccattttataataaatatataatgagGAATTGGAGTCATGAAGTTCTGGACCGTAACTTCTCATTTACGTCATCAATCAGTAAATCTTTCAAACTGGGAATAAGTAACTCTCatgttatataatttaattttgtacaATTTCTAtgttatataagaaaaaaaataaaaaagagaaaaatatgataaaataaattaagtgacgaagaaaaattaaagaaatttgtcattcaaaattatatgaataatataagtatacaacacttatttatttttgtaatactTTTTTTAGTGCACCAGTTTAAAGTTAATTGTATTAGTAGCCATCTCTCTTTATTAGACAGTCAACATAAATTAGCTAGAAAACACGTATTTTAGTGTTAGTCAGATTCACTTAGTTAGAAACAAAGCAAATCAAcactttatatttataatatagtaaaaatatatattaattagtttatattatatacatatatcttAATAATGACTCTtcctagaagaaaataaagaggAAAGTTTTTTCCCTTCCATGAAATCACGACACAAAGTGACAAGAATGTTTTATTGAATTGAATTAAAGCGTGTTTGCAGAGTGTTGTTGTGTAGATGAGACGGGTGGTTATTCACCATTGTGTGCATGCATGGAGTTGCATTTATTGAATGCAGCAGAATACAACATAGAAAACTCATCTCATGCAGCAGCAGCACCTACTTGAAATTACCGAAATGTACACGGTAGAGGACAAGTTGTATTTGCTTTCATACAACTAGAAATCGGCTACGCCGGACGGGTCAAATCTGTCCAAGTAAAATGAATCTTTTACCATTAATTCAGATCAAGACCCAGTCTAAATCCTTATCATAACCTATACAATATACACACTGTGCGGTAAGAGGATTAGTAatacatttcttttattatcagttcaaatttatcaaaattataacaATTCTGTGAACTCCATGtaattcattcaaatttataaattttcatatattttggctaataaaaaatatgttttacttgTCTTTTTTTCACATCTTACACTTTAAAAGAGGTATtgatataaaactttttattcTAAGCAAATATAATCTCTTTATAATTAtatctaaaatatataaagagagaaaaaaaattaattcttgaaatgaaaattaatcttataattaattcaaataaaaaaagttaaaagatttctaaaaattttactgaaaaattaaaaaccctGTGATGATTTGCATGAAGAAAGAGAAaccttaaagattaaaaaaatgaaaaacatatatGTCTAGTTAGTTACCCTTATTTTACATAGAACTTGAATTGAATCAgtcta from Glycine soja cultivar W05 chromosome 16, ASM419377v2, whole genome shotgun sequence harbors:
- the LOC114391044 gene encoding transcription factor TT2-like; the protein is MGRSRCCSKEGLNKGAWTALEDRILTEYINIHGEGKWRHLPKRAGLKRCGKSCRLRWLNYLRPGIKRGNITNDEEELIIRLHNLLGNRWSLIAGRLPGRTDNEIKNYWNTNIGRKLQNGGAGTTLNTLQQEDQNVKEQEWHYDKGSCLVQTKATRWTKVTVTNEISQPNEGITIKSNVGDNKMKGFLVSPSKESNNDSVLLDFMADFEMDGNFFSELLKMDLPESSCKENKILGDNGNPSTVDKVYLSPKSSCDTAHFPWGDSFYDTNFDFLPVTIFMESGFDWL
- the LOC114389382 gene encoding ubiquitin-like protein ATG12 isoform X1, whose product is MSAESPSSARKVVVHLRATGDAPILKQSKFKIAGTDKFAKVIDFLRRQLHRETLFVYINSAFSPNPDELVIDLFNNFGFDGKLVVNYACSMAWG
- the LOC114389382 gene encoding ubiquitin-like protein ATG12 isoform X2, translated to MSAESPSSARKVVVHLRATGDAPILKQSKFKIAGTDKFAKVIDFLRRQLHRETLNFGFDGKLVVNYACSMAWG